In Candidatus Scalindua japonica, one genomic interval encodes:
- a CDS encoding cold-shock protein, translating to MQKGTVKWFNDSKGFGFITPENGEDVFVHHTAIQADGFKSLSDGDQVEFDVEQGEKGLKASNVVKV from the coding sequence ATGCAGAAAGGAACAGTTAAGTGGTTTAACGACTCAAAGGGTTTCGGTTTTATTACACCGGAAAACGGAGAAGATGTCTTTGTTCACCATACCGCAATCCAGGCTGACGGCTTCAAAAGTCTTTCAGACGGTGACCAGGTAGAGTTTGACGTTGAGCAGGGAGAAAAGGGTCTTAAGGCCTCAAATGTTGTCAAAGTATAA
- a CDS encoding DTW domain-containing protein, which yields MSKLKQERCMQCRLILEECICRYIIPISTEHRLTLLTNKREEHILSNTGRLLRFMLENNALIYIGENGWEKKIEDEITRSKYTPVIFFPTSPDGQSVVEEMGKPLNIIVFDTNWSSARRWFYKLGAMKVKKIGLRKVPPSKYYLRKQSKKENLCTFQAVTSLLEELGTGSPGSPFTRMNEIFALWVKSLARERGLTIP from the coding sequence ATGAGCAAATTAAAACAGGAAAGATGCATGCAGTGCCGGCTAATACTTGAAGAGTGTATTTGTCGTTATATTATTCCCATCTCGACGGAACACAGATTAACATTGCTGACAAATAAACGAGAAGAACATATCCTGTCTAACACGGGAAGGCTGCTTCGGTTCATGCTGGAAAATAACGCTCTTATTTATATAGGAGAAAATGGGTGGGAGAAAAAAATTGAAGACGAAATTACCAGGAGTAAATACACGCCGGTTATATTCTTCCCTACTTCACCTGATGGACAGAGCGTTGTTGAAGAGATGGGAAAACCACTGAACATTATTGTTTTTGATACAAACTGGAGTAGTGCGAGGAGATGGTTTTACAAACTGGGTGCTATGAAGGTAAAGAAGATAGGATTAAGAAAGGTCCCACCTTCAAAATATTACCTGAGGAAACAATCTAAGAAAGAGAACCTGTGTACATTTCAGGCAGTTACTTCATTACTGGAGGAACTCGGAACAGGGAGCCCAGGATCACCCTTTACCCGGATGAATGAAATATTCGCATTATGGGTAAAGTCACTGGCAAGAGAGAGAGGTTTGACTATTCCATAA
- the trmB gene encoding tRNA (guanosine(46)-N7)-methyltransferase TrmB, translated as MGRKKLWRLAELEDFDNLIQLTDQPEQDDFRFRGTWAENYFKNKNPITLELACGKGDYTIALAEKHPDKNYIGIDIKGPRLWSGCNAARERGLNNVAFLRIEILNISHYFARNEINEIWITFPDPFLKNTKANKRLTATRYLEAYKQVTKNGAPIHLKTDSTPLFNFSLKSLMENRCRVEAKIYNVHDNEERHEDLYIKTNYEKKHLADNRVIKYVRFKLAR; from the coding sequence GTGGGAAGAAAGAAACTATGGAGATTAGCGGAACTTGAGGATTTTGACAATCTCATTCAACTTACCGACCAACCTGAACAGGATGATTTCAGGTTTCGAGGTACATGGGCAGAAAATTATTTCAAAAACAAAAATCCAATAACGCTGGAGTTGGCGTGCGGAAAAGGCGATTATACCATTGCCCTTGCAGAAAAACATCCTGATAAAAATTATATTGGTATTGATATAAAAGGCCCTCGTTTGTGGTCCGGATGTAATGCGGCACGGGAGCGAGGTCTTAATAATGTAGCTTTTCTTCGCATAGAGATCCTGAACATTTCTCACTATTTTGCCAGAAATGAAATCAATGAAATCTGGATAACCTTTCCTGATCCTTTTTTAAAGAATACCAAGGCTAATAAAAGACTCACTGCTACTCGTTATTTAGAAGCCTATAAACAGGTTACAAAGAATGGAGCACCAATCCATCTCAAAACAGATTCAACCCCCCTTTTCAATTTCAGTCTCAAATCATTGATGGAAAACAGGTGTAGAGTTGAAGCGAAGATCTATAATGTTCACGATAATGAAGAACGTCACGAAGATCTTTACATCAAAACGAATTATGAGAAAAAGCACCTTGCTGATAATCGAGTGATCAAATATGTGCGGTTTAAACTTGCAAGATGA
- a CDS encoding ABC transporter ATP-binding protein, translating to MRFNRFTNTIPTSKPDRSTYFRLLYYLVPYWRRTLIVLLLSVISAYIAVIPIQILGIVVDEIKIADKLIKIPEISHQNSETSTHTLTEENISQIPLSKPLLTASDYVHEHWFGDHNSTIFMLIFLGASFLVMHTLGSGVTMTHGYITTELGQRLVYDLRNQLYGHIQRFPLNYFENNKTGDIMSRLMNDVNSLEQAIVGPVITFITDMFKFAWIIYFCMKLDWQLTSIVLFVCPFISLCTYNFGKRIRIIFRSLRQKTGDLNSLIQDNISGIRVIASFAKEPEELERFKHKNYENYYLHVRILRLIHTMRPIVDLITEMGAVVVICFGGYKVLQGQLSAGTFVIFFPYLQMMYGPITGLTRFYNQVQRAIASTERVFEVLDTPADLEDAPNAVDLPKVHGTVEFRNIHFRYNKDPEVLSDINIKALPGQMIAFVGPSGSGKTTLTNLIPRFYDPSKGDIIIDDYNIKEVKLQSLRKQMAIVLQETFLFNDTVKVNIAYARPDASDEEIEAAARAANAHEFIVELTNRYNSLIGERGVKLSGGQKQRIAIARAILANPRILILDEATSSVDTETEQLIQNAIYRLVKNRTTFVIAHRLSTILHADLIVVLENGRIVETGHHQELLKNGGLYKKLFEMQFNTKEMKKPEAEKREPEKPEAMVAQEQFVEIDETKQQQKWP from the coding sequence ATGAGATTTAATAGATTTACAAATACAATTCCAACAAGTAAACCTGACCGAAGCACCTATTTCAGATTATTATATTATTTGGTCCCTTACTGGCGCAGAACGTTGATTGTTCTGCTTCTTTCAGTAATCAGTGCGTATATTGCTGTTATTCCAATACAGATACTCGGTATTGTTGTAGACGAAATCAAAATAGCAGATAAATTAATTAAAATCCCTGAAATCAGTCATCAAAACAGTGAAACCTCTACTCACACTCTAACAGAAGAGAATATAAGCCAGATCCCACTGTCCAAACCATTGTTAACTGCTTCTGACTATGTCCATGAACACTGGTTTGGGGATCACAATTCCACCATTTTTATGCTTATCTTCCTGGGTGCCAGTTTTCTGGTTATGCATACGCTCGGAAGTGGGGTTACCATGACCCATGGCTATATTACCACTGAGCTGGGACAAAGGCTCGTCTATGATTTGCGGAATCAGCTCTACGGCCACATACAACGATTTCCATTAAACTATTTCGAGAACAATAAGACAGGTGATATCATGAGCCGTCTTATGAACGATGTCAATTCGCTGGAGCAGGCGATTGTCGGCCCTGTAATCACCTTTATAACGGACATGTTTAAATTCGCCTGGATAATCTATTTCTGCATGAAACTCGATTGGCAGCTTACGTCTATCGTACTGTTTGTCTGTCCCTTTATCTCTCTCTGTACCTATAATTTCGGAAAAAGAATACGAATAATTTTTCGCTCCCTCAGGCAGAAAACCGGTGATCTTAATTCATTGATTCAGGACAATATTTCCGGCATTCGTGTTATTGCCAGCTTTGCGAAAGAACCGGAAGAGTTGGAACGGTTCAAACATAAAAACTATGAAAATTATTATTTGCACGTCCGCATCTTAAGGCTGATTCACACAATGCGGCCAATTGTGGACCTGATTACTGAGATGGGTGCTGTGGTAGTGATCTGTTTTGGAGGCTATAAGGTACTTCAGGGTCAACTCTCCGCCGGTACATTTGTCATATTCTTTCCATATCTTCAAATGATGTATGGCCCTATTACCGGTTTAACACGTTTTTATAATCAGGTACAACGGGCAATCGCTTCTACGGAACGAGTCTTTGAAGTACTGGATACTCCCGCTGATCTTGAAGACGCACCTAACGCTGTTGATTTGCCAAAGGTACATGGTACTGTGGAATTCAGGAATATTCACTTTAGATACAATAAGGACCCTGAAGTCTTAAGCGATATTAATATTAAGGCATTACCGGGGCAGATGATTGCCTTTGTGGGTCCCAGCGGCAGCGGCAAGACTACCCTCACTAATCTGATACCCAGATTCTATGATCCAAGTAAAGGAGATATTATTATTGATGATTACAACATAAAGGAAGTTAAACTCCAATCTCTGAGAAAGCAGATGGCAATAGTGCTCCAGGAAACCTTTCTCTTTAATGATACGGTTAAGGTTAATATCGCCTATGCCAGACCTGACGCGTCTGATGAAGAGATAGAGGCGGCTGCCAGGGCCGCCAATGCCCACGAATTTATTGTTGAATTGACAAATCGATATAACTCCTTAATTGGCGAACGTGGAGTGAAGCTATCCGGAGGTCAGAAGCAGCGAATTGCCATCGCGCGTGCCATCCTTGCAAACCCTCGAATACTCATCCTGGATGAGGCCACCTCTTCTGTGGACACTGAGACAGAACAACTTATACAGAATGCAATCTATCGTCTGGTTAAAAACCGTACTACCTTCGTAATAGCACACAGACTTTCAACGATACTGCATGCCGACCTGATTGTTGTTCTGGAAAATGGGAGGATCGTTGAAACCGGACACCACCAGGAGCTACTGAAGAATGGAGGATTATACAAAAAGCTTTTTGAGATGCAATTTAACACAAAGGAGATGAAAAAACCTGAAGCAGAAAAAAGAGAACCGGAAAAGCCGGAAGCTATGGTAGCACAGGAACAGTTTGTAGAAATAGACGAAACAAAACAGCAGCAGAAATGGCCGTGA